In Candidatus Cloacimonadota bacterium, a genomic segment contains:
- a CDS encoding MlaD family protein produces MVSSAQKFRLGIFIVVISVLLIIFLVMVAGNKLMEKRDTYYIKYEDKTVSGLQIGGPVKYHGISIGRIEDIKIDEKNVSNVIVVLSVKEKTPLKADVKASLTPIGITGLLQVEISGGTNEADLLKPGSYIQPGASTFENITGKAEIIAEKMELLINNLISITDEENQIKLQNILQNVDTIIDDNVEPVSNVMANLDDITAELAQISVSLNETTAKINSVLQSGQTERILANADSIMLDLAEIDVVQLAEELNSTIIQINRTVANLDATHLESRQDILDTIESLNETMDYLNDFSRQLSEDPTILLRGGILGN; encoded by the coding sequence ATGGTTAGCAGCGCTCAGAAATTCAGGTTGGGTATTTTCATTGTCGTTATTTCAGTTCTTCTTATCATATTCCTGGTGATGGTTGCCGGCAATAAATTGATGGAAAAACGTGATACGTATTACATCAAATATGAAGACAAAACAGTAAGTGGTTTGCAAATTGGCGGTCCCGTTAAATATCATGGAATTTCCATCGGTCGAATTGAAGATATAAAGATTGATGAAAAGAATGTTTCAAATGTAATCGTGGTTTTAAGCGTGAAAGAGAAAACACCGCTCAAAGCTGATGTAAAAGCTTCGCTCACCCCAATTGGAATTACGGGATTATTGCAGGTAGAGATCTCCGGTGGTACAAATGAAGCTGATCTTTTAAAACCCGGTTCCTACATTCAGCCGGGAGCTTCCACCTTTGAAAATATAACCGGAAAAGCTGAAATAATTGCCGAAAAAATGGAGCTTTTAATTAACAACCTGATCTCGATTACAGACGAAGAAAATCAAATAAAACTACAAAATATCCTGCAGAATGTCGATACGATTATCGATGACAATGTGGAACCGGTTTCCAATGTCATGGCCAATTTGGACGACATCACGGCTGAATTGGCACAGATTTCCGTTTCTTTGAATGAAACTACTGCAAAAATAAATTCTGTTCTACAATCCGGGCAAACGGAAAGAATCCTGGCAAATGCCGACAGCATTATGCTCGATCTGGCCGAAATCGATGTGGTACAATTGGCTGAAGAACTGAATTCTACTATCATACAAATAAATAGAACCGTGGCAAATCTCGATGCTACTCATTTGGAAAGCAGGCAGGATATTCTGGATACAATCGAAAGCTTGAATGAAACAATGGATTATTTAAATGACTTTTCTCGTCAGCTTTCGGAAGATCCTACCATCTTACTTAGAGGTGGGATATTAGGAAATTAA